A genomic window from Lycium barbarum isolate Lr01 chromosome 4, ASM1917538v2, whole genome shotgun sequence includes:
- the LOC132637630 gene encoding uncharacterized protein LOC132637630 — MRTLKWDPWFTPEEETSIAIAWISFPNLAPNYYGESQLFSMASAVGRPLTLDLATKNKTRPSCARVKVEVDLLKDHPKRVAIKAVASTGETRTKWVNIQYDFLPKYCKTCCLQGHNEEGCLKLNPSLLPKDDTEDEEAEVEFGLGEAPEVQVDNGK, encoded by the coding sequence ATGCGTACGTTAAAGTGGGATCCTTGGTTTACACCCGAGGAGGAGACTAGTATTGCCATTGCATGGATATCATTCCCTAATCTAGCTCCTAATTATTATGGTGAGTCTCAATTATTCTCTATGGCATCTGCAGTGGGAAGGCCTCTAACTCTAGATTTGGCCACAAAGAACAAGACTCGACCTAGTTGTGCTCGAGTGAAAGTGGAAGTTGATTTATTAAAAGATCATCCTAAAAGAGTTGCTATAAAAGCTGTTGCTAGTACTGGGGAAACTAGGACTAAGTGGGTGAACATACAATATGATTTTCTGCCTAAATATTGTAAAACATGTTGTCTACAAGGTCATAATGAAGAGGGTTGCTTGAAACTCAATCCTAGTTTACTGCCTAAAGATGATACTGAAGATGAAGAAGCTGAGGTAGAGTTTGGTTTGGGAGAAGCACCAGAGGTGCAAGTTGACAATGGTAAATAG